From the Papaver somniferum cultivar HN1 chromosome 2, ASM357369v1, whole genome shotgun sequence genome, the window GCGACGTAGTCCCTTTGGATGTTTGTCAGGtagtactaggtagtccttacctatgggatagagatgcaactctGCACAGGCGGAAACAAAATTATACCTTCACTAAAGATGGGGAAAGTTTAGTGATTCGGCCTATATATTCTCCTCTGGAGGGAGCAAGCTTGATCACAGCCACTCAAtctaagcggttggtgaatgctagcatAAAATTTATTCTTCTGGTGATCCGTTCTCTTGAAgagaagccgagtagagtttTCTTTTTACCATCCTTGTATACACAACAAGAAGAcgacctagaaaggttgaagttgaaaTATAAAGAGTTATTTTTAGATGTCACGGGTTTACCGCCAAAGAGGGGTGTGGAGCATGCGATCATGTTGAGCGGGGAGAGGTATTTACTTAATGTAGGTTTTTACCGCACGTCCATAGAGGAATCTGATGAGATCAAGAGACAAGTTCAGGAACTtctagaattaggaatgatagtgccaagtgcttCATCTTGTGGATCAGCGATGTTGTTGGTACCAAAGAAAGATAAAGGCTAgcgtatgtgtattgattatTGAGCATTGAACAAGATCATTATCAAGAATCATTACCCTCTACCTAGGATAGAAgacatgatggatcagttggaaaaatatcaagtctttacaaagttatattTCAAATCCGGATACCACCAAGTGAATAAAAGTCCGAGAAGATGATACACGGAAgactgctttcaaaaccaaacaaggcttaTTCGAATATTAGTGATGCATTTTGGTTTGTGTAGTGCTCCAGCGAAGTTTGTGtatttgatgaatgatttgttacgaccttttatagaagattttgtgattgtcTACTTGGATGATATCCTAGTATACAACAGAACTTGGAAGAGCATCTCGTTGACGTTGATaaggtgtttaaagtgttacatgagCCCAGCTGAAGTTGAACGAAAAGAAGTGTGAGTTTTGAAATGAGTAGTTGGTATATCTCGGATTCGTTGTTGGTGGTGGACAACGAAAGATTGATCTAAGGAAGGTTGAAGTGATTCCTGGGTGGCCTAGACCTAGTACTTTAAGTGAAATCAGGAGTTTCTTAAGGGATTTCACAtacttgcgtaagtttatccgGCATTTTTGACTATTGCAGAACCACTACATAGTTTGATGGGAGCTAAGGTAAAGTTTGAATGGTAGAAAACCCATGGAAACGCCTTTCAGTTACTAAAAGggaagatttcagaagcaccgGTTTTGGCGTTACCTAACTTACAACATACTTTTGAAGTTGAGATcgacgcttctaactatgcaATGGGAGGAGTATATTTGCAGGATAGTAAACCAGTAGAGTACCGTTCAAAATTGCTTTAAGGTGCTATTAAGAACTACACACCTTATCACAAAGAAGtttatgctttatatcaatgtatcaagtATTGGCGAGTATACCTCTTAGGTAAAGAATGAATGGTACATTTAGATCGAAAACAATTAGAGTATCTACACGCACAGAAGAAACTACAACAATACCAacacatgaagtggatgtcttGCTTGATGACTTTCAACATTCTCATTAAatacaagaagggagtaacaaacaaaTTGTCTGATATGTTATCTCGACCACCAGTCcgagcattaatggtggccatgagaattcaTCTGATTGTTCCTCGAGAGTATGCAGAGTCATATGCATCTAGGaaagacttcaagaaggtgttaAAATGTGTAAAGAGTGGTTTGAAAGGCGAGTTTGAACTCCGGGACGTAACATATTTTTATACAAGGGTCAGTTACTTTGCATTCCAGATGGAGATCGTTAACAAtggttgagagaggcacacacATTCTGAGTTGTtggacactttgggatgaataaaactcttcTTAACCTTCGTCGTTATGTCTTTTGGCCAAATATGAaagatgatgtggctaagttgGTTAGAGGGTATAAGTTGTGTAGTacatctaaaccttccaacaTGACATgtgggttatatctaccattaccagtaccatcaaggcCTTGGGAGAGTGTTTCGATGGATTCTATTGGTGGGTTACCAAAGACCAAGTCTGGTTATGATTACTGGTTCGTTGTGGTCGACCAATTCAGTAAGACGAttgcattaattccatgtacaagGACGGTAACGGGAGATGGTGCAACAAAGCTTTTCTTTGAGCATGTGCtgaagcattttggtttacctacttcgattatttctgatagggatagttgattccttagtcacttttgggatttctttatggaagatgatggacactaggttgaagaagagtacaacTTCTCATCCAGAGACATACGGACATACAGAAGTGGTCAACaggactatggttcacatgttcAGGGGATATAATTCCaagca encodes:
- the LOC113352638 gene encoding uncharacterized protein LOC113352638 — protein: MTCDVVPLDVCQVVLGSPYLWDRDATLHRRKQNYTFTKDGESLVIRPIYSPLEGASLITATQSKRLVNASIKFILLVIRSLEEKPSRVFFLPSLYTQQEDDLERLKLKYKELFLDVTGLPPKRGVEHAIMLSGERYLLNVGFYRTSIEESDEIKRQVQELLELGMIVPSASSCGSAMLLVPKKDKG